A single genomic interval of uncultured Sphaerochaeta sp. harbors:
- a CDS encoding FtsX-like permease family protein, with translation MRLLLRLATRYAFSRQNRHRGTSVRISLGLALCLFAIVAVLSFMQALQRNQFEDIRTFESFDLQIDLESNDYIAANEAATLIEGLGSVQHAFVYVDIPVIAQGTDGSTIAGRLRGIDGEGRFLSNLNSYRGFLFQEGQIAVSYSNTRSIDMGETLTLTFLKKGKQATVVPSRKELEVGAVYYTTSYDFDHSTFLCNVETLLALQGDVPLKIGVFTTHDVKEVKAEIMQLGFTNTSTWMEINASLYGAMELEQKMMALMLFLMVLVILVHIRNSSRRLLLAKQTEIAMLRAIGLTKAKVQALFVLQAVVVAVIGSLVGVVLSYAGIAIYPTLSSYVYRSMGVHLELEIRSLELLVLFIVIVVFSLIASFHGTHKILKADIMEMFTHDEVN, from the coding sequence ATGCGTTTGTTGTTGCGCCTTGCCACCCGCTATGCCTTCTCCAGGCAGAATCGGCATCGCGGGACAAGTGTGCGTATTTCCCTCGGTCTGGCTCTCTGTCTTTTTGCCATCGTAGCAGTGCTTTCATTTATGCAAGCCCTACAGCGGAACCAGTTCGAGGATATCAGGACCTTTGAGTCATTCGATCTTCAGATAGACCTGGAGAGCAATGATTACATTGCAGCCAATGAGGCTGCAACCCTGATCGAGGGATTGGGCTCTGTCCAGCATGCCTTTGTGTATGTAGATATTCCTGTCATTGCCCAGGGAACTGATGGGTCGACCATTGCTGGTCGCCTTAGGGGTATTGATGGGGAGGGAAGATTTCTTTCCAATCTAAACAGCTATCGTGGATTCCTGTTTCAGGAAGGGCAGATTGCGGTTTCCTACTCAAATACACGTTCCATCGATATGGGTGAAACCCTTACCCTTACATTCCTGAAAAAAGGCAAGCAAGCAACAGTGGTTCCTTCCAGAAAGGAACTTGAGGTGGGAGCCGTCTACTATACAACCAGCTATGATTTTGATCACTCCACCTTCCTCTGTAATGTAGAGACCCTACTTGCCCTGCAAGGTGATGTTCCTTTGAAGATTGGGGTATTCACCACCCACGACGTCAAGGAAGTGAAAGCTGAAATCATGCAATTGGGCTTTACCAATACAAGCACCTGGATGGAGATAAATGCTTCCCTGTATGGTGCAATGGAACTTGAACAGAAGATGATGGCACTTATGCTCTTTCTGATGGTGTTGGTCATACTGGTACATATCAGGAACAGTTCCAGAAGATTGTTGCTCGCAAAGCAAACTGAGATAGCCATGCTCCGTGCCATCGGGCTTACCAAGGCAAAGGTACAAGCCCTGTTTGTGTTGCAGGCGGTGGTAGTGGCAGTCATTGGAAGCTTGGTAGGCGTTGTTCTCTCTTATGCAGGTATTGCCATCTACCCAACCCTTTCTTCCTATGTCTACAGGTCGATGGGTGTTCATCTTGAACTTGAGATCAGGAGTTTGGAACTTCTGGTGTTGTTTATTGTCATTGTTGTCTTCAGCCTCATTGCGTCCTTCCATGGGACCCATAAGATCCTGAAGGCAGATATCATGGAGATGTTTACGCATGATGAAGTCAACTGA
- the ftsY gene encoding signal recognition particle-docking protein FtsY, with protein sequence MLKGFGAKLKALFGINTFDESYFEQLEDFLIEGDLGAKLAFTISDEVRKRAKSEKSKTTQDLQLLVKNHLHEKIEAFQPALEPGKLTVFLVLGVNGVGKTTTIAKLANMYKKQGKQVLLAAADTFRAAAIDQLEVHAQRLGCRIVKQKSGSDPGSVVFDAITSAQARGEDLVLVDTAGRMHNKENLLRELSKIDKIVKGRGIDDVHYKKFLVIDSTTGQNGISQAELFNQAVKLDGLILSKYDSLAKGGALVQIGEKFGIPVSFVGTGETYQDIKAFDKEDFLNTLVGLTD encoded by the coding sequence ATGTTGAAAGGTTTTGGGGCAAAGCTGAAAGCCCTGTTTGGAATCAATACGTTTGATGAGTCGTACTTTGAGCAGCTTGAAGATTTTCTTATTGAGGGTGATTTGGGAGCCAAACTGGCTTTTACCATCAGCGATGAGGTAAGGAAACGGGCGAAAAGCGAAAAATCGAAAACTACCCAAGATTTGCAGTTGTTGGTGAAGAATCACCTGCATGAAAAGATCGAAGCTTTCCAACCTGCCCTCGAACCAGGGAAACTTACGGTTTTCCTGGTGTTGGGAGTCAATGGGGTTGGCAAAACCACCACCATTGCAAAACTTGCAAATATGTACAAGAAGCAGGGAAAACAGGTTTTGCTTGCTGCAGCTGACACATTCCGTGCTGCTGCCATAGATCAGCTGGAAGTCCATGCTCAGCGTCTTGGTTGCCGGATTGTTAAGCAGAAAAGCGGCAGCGACCCAGGCTCGGTTGTCTTTGATGCGATTACCTCTGCCCAGGCAAGAGGTGAGGACCTGGTCTTGGTTGATACAGCCGGGAGAATGCACAACAAGGAAAATTTGCTAAGGGAACTCTCAAAGATTGACAAGATTGTAAAGGGAAGGGGCATTGATGATGTCCACTACAAGAAATTCCTCGTTATTGACAGCACTACCGGTCAAAACGGGATCAGCCAGGCTGAACTCTTCAACCAGGCAGTAAAGCTCGATGGTCTGATCCTCTCCAAATATGACAGTCTGGCAAAAGGTGGAGCCTTGGTTCAGATCGGTGAAAAGTTTGGTATTCCTGTTTCATTCGTGGGTACCGGTGAGACATACCAGGATATCAAAGCCTTTGACAAGGAAGACTTCCTTAACACACTGGTAGGTCTCACAGATTAA
- a CDS encoding chorismate mutase, whose product MELPPTICAIRGAICVQEDVPELIETAAATLYREVLALNSLQEEEVAYLLITQTSDLKSRNPATGLRKAGYCGSTPLFCMQELEIDGMLEKVIRMLVVVNHPMEQTIPVFMQGAEVLRPEYAHPSM is encoded by the coding sequence ATGGAATTACCACCAACCATCTGTGCTATCAGGGGGGCTATTTGTGTACAGGAAGATGTACCTGAGCTCATAGAAACTGCCGCTGCAACACTCTACCGGGAAGTGCTTGCCCTTAATTCATTGCAGGAAGAGGAAGTTGCCTATCTCCTGATCACCCAAACCAGTGATCTGAAAAGTCGAAATCCTGCAACAGGATTGAGAAAAGCAGGTTACTGTGGTTCAACCCCCTTGTTCTGTATGCAGGAACTTGAAATCGATGGGATGTTGGAGAAGGTTATCAGGATGTTGGTTGTCGTGAACCATCCTATGGAACAGACAATTCCTGTGTTTATGCAGGGAGCAGAGGTGCTTCGCCCAGAGTATGCCCACCCCTCCATGTAA
- a CDS encoding septum formation initiator family protein: MTRKIPLLFAFSLVFIFSLLMTVFGIGGILHNRALKTEITRLSYEQTVLSIQVDSLKRQRDEASSEDALKDAAFRYGYQSEGEQVYYFIDEEQNSNSNEDRILRTFESGESLGFSGIPTIYLALASLVMAAMITLCYWWMQKRRRRTYELER, encoded by the coding sequence ATGACAAGAAAAATTCCACTACTATTCGCTTTCAGCCTAGTTTTTATCTTTTCCTTGCTCATGACAGTATTTGGCATCGGGGGAATTCTGCACAATCGAGCCTTGAAAACTGAAATAACAAGACTTTCCTATGAACAGACGGTGCTTTCAATACAGGTAGATTCCCTGAAGCGACAGAGAGATGAAGCGAGCAGTGAAGACGCCCTAAAGGATGCTGCCTTCAGGTATGGATATCAGAGCGAAGGAGAACAGGTATATTACTTCATAGATGAGGAACAAAACTCCAACTCCAATGAGGATAGGATACTCCGTACCTTTGAATCAGGCGAGTCTCTGGGTTTTTCTGGAATTCCTACCATATATCTAGCTCTTGCCTCCCTAGTCATGGCAGCAATGATTACGCTATGCTATTGGTGGATGCAAAAAAGGCGGAGGCGTACGTATGAGTTGGAGAGGTGA
- a CDS encoding ribonuclease Z, whose translation MNFEVFVLGTSGMMPLPNRFLTSAMVRRDGELFLFDCGEGTQVSLKMLNLKWKKIHSIFISHMHADHVTGLPGILMLSSQVDRDEPLTLYGPPKLKEYVDANRRILDMYINYEIIVKTVEPGVILETDDFIVRAFRLNHTKPCLGYVMQEKDRPGEFHPEKAQELGIPVGPLWGKLQRGETVTLSDGRVVSSADVMGEKRGGRKFSYVTDSLYLPSIAKEVAHSDLLLCEGMFTSDMEETAYEKKHMTAGQAAQIAKDAEVAKLGLLHYSPRYGDRELRFLLKDARKIFPDTILTKDRMSFEIPLKD comes from the coding sequence ATGAATTTTGAAGTGTTTGTACTCGGGACCAGCGGCATGATGCCCCTTCCCAATAGGTTTCTTACCAGTGCCATGGTTCGTCGAGACGGCGAACTCTTTCTTTTCGATTGTGGGGAAGGTACGCAGGTCTCCTTGAAAATGCTGAATTTGAAGTGGAAGAAGATTCATTCCATTTTTATAAGCCATATGCATGCAGACCACGTGACCGGACTCCCAGGGATACTTATGCTTTCCAGTCAGGTTGACCGCGATGAGCCGCTTACGCTCTATGGCCCCCCCAAACTCAAGGAGTATGTGGATGCCAATCGAAGAATCCTTGATATGTATATCAACTATGAGATCATTGTAAAGACGGTTGAACCAGGTGTTATCCTGGAGACTGATGACTTTATCGTGCGTGCATTCAGGCTCAATCATACCAAACCCTGTTTGGGATATGTCATGCAGGAAAAAGACCGACCAGGGGAATTCCATCCAGAGAAGGCACAGGAACTGGGAATACCGGTAGGACCACTCTGGGGGAAACTGCAAAGAGGAGAGACTGTTACCCTGAGTGATGGTAGGGTAGTCTCCAGCGCAGATGTGATGGGAGAGAAGCGTGGGGGAAGGAAATTCAGTTATGTCACTGACTCTCTGTATCTTCCGTCCATTGCCAAGGAAGTAGCGCATAGTGATCTCCTGCTTTGTGAGGGGATGTTTACGTCCGATATGGAAGAGACAGCATATGAGAAAAAGCACATGACTGCCGGTCAGGCTGCCCAAATTGCAAAAGATGCAGAGGTGGCCAAGCTTGGTCTGCTCCATTACAGTCCACGATATGGGGACAGAGAACTACGCTTCTTGCTTAAGGATGCCAGAAAAATCTTCCCTGATACGATACTGACCAAGGATAGGATGAGTTTTGAGATTCCTTTGAAGGATTAG
- a CDS encoding Sua5/YciO/YrdC/YwlC family protein, whose product MSWRGEEAELLYKSEPETLRRCVFHLQEDHLMILPCDTIYGLSGKVDTTLQKLRALKEHLGQQQFAVLATLEQAQQLCQVPEELHEHWPCALTCILPTKDGEGTLAIRVPKDPFIQELLTRLGSPIYSTAVNPHGYSITNITDIIFTYKDKVQAIVVDPMRQRDTPSTLIDCTTTPYTLLRCGDYDASALLS is encoded by the coding sequence ATGAGTTGGAGAGGTGAGGAAGCAGAACTCCTCTATAAATCAGAACCAGAGACATTAAGGCGATGTGTGTTTCATCTCCAGGAGGACCATCTTATGATCCTTCCCTGTGACACAATCTATGGTCTGAGTGGGAAAGTCGATACAACACTACAAAAACTACGTGCCTTGAAGGAGCATCTTGGGCAACAGCAGTTTGCTGTCTTGGCAACGCTCGAACAAGCACAACAACTCTGCCAAGTTCCAGAGGAACTCCATGAACATTGGCCTTGTGCTCTCACCTGTATCCTTCCCACAAAGGACGGAGAAGGGACTCTTGCAATACGGGTTCCAAAGGACCCATTCATACAGGAATTGCTTACCCGCCTCGGTTCCCCGATTTATTCAACTGCCGTAAATCCCCATGGGTACTCCATAACCAATATTACAGATATTATCTTCACATACAAAGATAAGGTGCAGGCCATTGTCGTGGATCCGATGCGGCAGAGGGATACTCCCTCCACCTTGATCGATTGTACGACAACTCCCTACACCTTGTTGCGCTGTGGCGACTATGATGCTTCAGCACTTCTTTCTTAG
- a CDS encoding DUF1015 domain-containing protein has translation MSNVTQQLSKVALKRADIMIPKATVDLTKWAVVACDQYTSEPEYWEQVKQLVGENPSTLNLIYPEVYLEEAHPEKRIETINATMKHYIQEDLFNVYKNAFFLVHRTTPSSKIGRWGLLVALDLEQYDYAPDSRSMIRATEGTILSRIPPRKEIRKNAPLELPHIMVLINDEKRSVIEPLAKKKERLPLAYETELMAGGGALKAWVVDTDEDMLKIAESLDGMLDALPQDNPLLYAMGDGNHSLATAKSCWMDIRETLTEEELKEHPARYALVELENIFDEGLEFEPIHRVLFGLDQHTFESELAKACGHFEKEKVSDLKSLDAAINKEDGVQKFGFCDKHGYQVYILTEPKASIAAGTLQLIIDSLLAQKIASVDYIHGKDVTATLGSKDGNIGLILPEVSKSTFFDSIIRDNALPRKTFSMGEAHEKRYYMEARKIQR, from the coding sequence ATGTCCAACGTAACTCAGCAGCTCTCGAAGGTTGCGCTCAAGCGCGCAGATATCATGATACCAAAAGCAACAGTAGATCTCACAAAATGGGCAGTTGTTGCTTGTGACCAGTATACTTCAGAACCCGAATATTGGGAACAGGTCAAACAACTCGTGGGGGAGAATCCTTCAACACTCAACCTGATCTATCCTGAAGTGTATCTTGAGGAAGCACATCCAGAGAAACGGATTGAGACAATCAATGCCACCATGAAACATTATATACAAGAAGATCTGTTCAACGTATATAAAAATGCTTTTTTCTTGGTACATCGAACCACTCCCTCCAGTAAGATCGGACGATGGGGGCTTCTGGTTGCACTGGATCTTGAGCAGTATGACTATGCCCCGGATTCACGCAGCATGATCAGGGCGACTGAGGGAACCATTCTCTCCAGGATACCACCGAGAAAAGAGATTCGTAAGAATGCACCGCTTGAACTTCCCCATATCATGGTTTTGATCAATGACGAGAAGCGTTCGGTCATTGAACCTCTTGCAAAGAAGAAGGAGAGGCTTCCACTTGCCTATGAAACAGAACTTATGGCTGGAGGCGGTGCTTTGAAAGCCTGGGTTGTCGATACTGACGAAGACATGCTCAAGATTGCAGAGTCCTTGGATGGAATGCTCGATGCACTCCCCCAGGATAATCCCCTGCTCTATGCCATGGGAGACGGGAACCACAGCCTTGCAACAGCGAAGAGTTGTTGGATGGATATCAGGGAGACCCTCACGGAAGAAGAGCTAAAAGAGCATCCTGCACGCTATGCACTGGTTGAACTGGAGAATATCTTTGATGAGGGATTGGAGTTTGAACCGATCCACCGTGTACTTTTCGGCCTTGACCAGCATACGTTTGAAAGCGAGCTTGCAAAAGCCTGTGGCCATTTTGAGAAAGAAAAGGTATCAGACCTGAAATCACTCGACGCAGCAATCAACAAAGAGGATGGCGTACAGAAATTCGGGTTCTGTGACAAGCATGGATATCAAGTGTACATACTTACAGAGCCAAAAGCTTCCATCGCCGCAGGCACCCTGCAATTGATCATAGACTCATTGTTAGCACAGAAAATTGCCAGTGTTGACTATATCCATGGAAAGGATGTCACAGCTACCCTGGGAAGCAAGGATGGCAACATTGGGCTCATCCTGCCGGAAGTCTCCAAATCAACCTTCTTTGATTCGATCATCAGGGACAATGCTTTGCCGAGAAAAACCTTCTCCATGGGAGAAGCACATGAAAAGCGGTATTACATGGAGGCAAGGAAGATTCAACGCTAA
- a CDS encoding tripartite tricarboxylate transporter TctB family protein: MEETHRSRSGAYSRIEGFVFLLLSISAIVYSLVEHHLAKVVWQQSPYLFPLLVAVFLLPLSLSLLRSAGKEKGEVTPVVFLVRDTAVVTLATLVYVMLMPYLTFLVSTTLFLFGLFFYLGERRYLLIGLLSVGFTSLMYLLFGKLLHVMLP; encoded by the coding sequence ATGGAAGAAACACATCGGTCAAGAAGTGGAGCATATTCACGAATCGAAGGATTCGTGTTTCTCTTGTTATCCATCTCTGCCATTGTCTATTCGTTGGTGGAGCATCACCTGGCAAAGGTAGTCTGGCAGCAGTCCCCTTATCTCTTTCCCCTGCTTGTAGCGGTGTTCCTGCTTCCGCTCTCCCTCTCGCTGCTTCGTTCTGCAGGTAAAGAGAAGGGAGAGGTCACTCCTGTAGTGTTCTTGGTACGTGATACAGCTGTGGTAACGCTTGCAACCTTGGTCTATGTCATGTTGATGCCCTATCTTACGTTTCTCGTCTCAACGACCTTGTTCCTCTTCGGATTGTTCTTTTACCTAGGAGAGCGAAGGTATCTCTTGATCGGCTTGCTCTCTGTAGGATTTACCTCTTTGATGTATCTCCTGTTTGGAAAGCTGCTGCACGTTATGCTTCCGTAG
- a CDS encoding ABC transporter ATP-binding protein, whose translation MMKSTEVLTLEQVSKSFPATLRGGEPIQILEGVSLTLNRATSIAITGRSGSGKSTLLQVSAGLLSADSGSIRFEGKEIPCLDDEHLSRLRSRSMGFIFQSSLLLDDFTALENVQISAMIAGYSERDASRKALAMLELVGMQDRLGHTSDQLSGGERQRVAIARALVNEPSLIFADEPTGSLDERNAALVEDLLFSLVAEREVALMLITHNLAFASRCNTVYRLHNRNVEVRS comes from the coding sequence ATGATGAAGTCAACTGAGGTACTTACCCTAGAACAAGTCTCAAAGAGTTTTCCCGCAACCCTTAGGGGAGGAGAGCCCATCCAGATATTGGAAGGGGTATCTCTCACCTTGAATCGTGCAACAAGTATTGCGATCACCGGGAGAAGTGGGAGTGGGAAGTCGACCCTGTTGCAGGTCAGTGCAGGGTTGCTCTCAGCAGACAGTGGAAGTATCCGGTTTGAAGGTAAGGAGATTCCCTGCCTCGATGATGAACACCTCAGTCGGCTGAGAAGCCGTTCTATGGGTTTCATCTTCCAGAGCAGTCTGCTCCTGGATGATTTCACAGCCCTTGAGAATGTGCAGATCTCTGCCATGATTGCGGGGTACAGTGAGAGAGATGCCTCACGTAAGGCCTTGGCAATGCTTGAACTGGTTGGTATGCAGGACAGACTTGGACATACCAGCGACCAACTTTCCGGAGGGGAGCGCCAACGAGTCGCCATTGCAAGGGCTCTGGTGAATGAACCTTCCCTGATTTTTGCCGATGAACCAACAGGTTCATTGGATGAGAGAAATGCTGCACTGGTTGAAGATCTTCTCTTTTCATTGGTCGCTGAGAGGGAAGTAGCCCTGATGTTGATCACACACAATCTTGCCTTTGCAAGTCGGTGCAATACCGTTTATCGACTCCATAATAGAAATGTGGAGGTGCGCTCTTGA
- a CDS encoding FtsX-like permease family protein yields the protein MKQGLLRLLVLRKLGYKGSRAARKRILFNLVLITLVVGALVFAQIFVVSMSKGIADKYALLGNGHLQVHEDSTRVLTEKEGVLDVQLVSQSYALIYSPEGNKMVRLKGVEDGYFNELRTSQITLMDGIPKDSTTLEQVLLSTTLADELQVGIGDRVALMLVGDDGIRPQFCVVGNLYDSGYRELDANLAFCDYNLIHRLFKGSEETYHELLVSQERIEPLKQEYRSDGFMVTSWDEENFTIATNLNTSRQAVLGVMVAVAMLCGYFISELSRELVEDDKHQVAMLTLLGARHGLIRSVYFYTVMMVTILSMIGGTLLGIVMSSNLSPLLSTVADRSIPSLSYYLLDFSVVYPLGDILVIVLVLLLVSVVSVQFSLRRVKRIEPLSCTHFD from the coding sequence TTGAAGCAGGGACTTCTTCGTCTTCTGGTACTGAGAAAGCTCGGGTATAAAGGAAGCAGAGCAGCAAGAAAACGAATCCTCTTTAATCTCGTTTTGATCACTCTGGTAGTTGGAGCCTTGGTCTTTGCACAAATCTTTGTGGTATCCATGAGTAAGGGGATTGCTGATAAATATGCTCTATTGGGTAATGGCCATCTGCAAGTGCATGAGGATTCCACACGTGTACTGACCGAGAAGGAAGGTGTGCTGGATGTGCAGCTTGTTTCTCAAAGCTATGCCCTGATCTATAGTCCAGAAGGAAACAAGATGGTGAGGCTCAAAGGTGTTGAGGACGGATATTTCAACGAGCTGAGAACCTCACAGATTACCTTGATGGATGGAATTCCCAAGGATAGTACCACGCTGGAACAGGTACTACTCAGCACCACCTTGGCTGATGAACTCCAGGTGGGGATAGGTGATCGTGTTGCCTTGATGCTGGTAGGTGATGATGGGATCCGTCCACAATTCTGTGTAGTGGGCAATCTCTATGATTCAGGATATCGGGAACTTGATGCGAATCTTGCCTTTTGTGACTATAACCTGATCCATCGGCTGTTCAAGGGCAGTGAGGAGACCTACCATGAATTGTTGGTAAGCCAGGAGAGGATTGAGCCTTTGAAGCAGGAGTATCGCTCTGATGGGTTTATGGTGACTTCTTGGGATGAGGAGAATTTCACCATTGCTACAAACCTCAATACAAGCAGGCAGGCTGTGTTGGGTGTTATGGTGGCTGTTGCAATGCTCTGTGGTTATTTCATCAGCGAACTGAGCAGGGAACTGGTTGAGGATGACAAGCATCAGGTAGCTATGCTTACCTTGCTTGGAGCACGCCATGGCTTGATCCGCAGTGTCTATTTCTACACGGTCATGATGGTTACGATTCTCTCCATGATAGGGGGAACCTTGCTTGGAATTGTGATGTCAAGCAATCTTTCCCCATTGCTTAGCACAGTCGCCGATCGTTCAATTCCCTCCCTTTCCTACTATCTCTTGGATTTTAGTGTGGTCTATCCTCTGGGAGATATTCTCGTCATTGTACTGGTTCTGCTTCTGGTAAGTGTGGTATCTGTACAGTTTAGTTTACGGCGGGTAAAACGAATTGAACCTTTAAGCTGTACACACTTTGATTAA
- a CDS encoding thiamine diphosphokinase yields the protein MSKAIIFTGGGAPSRLPMDLLQPGDMVIAADSGYEAAKALGIPVNLCIGDFDSTRYFSEIQHLDHEKSLADKDESDTELALRKAFSLGFSTYVLVGGGGFRMDHLFTTYSLFDQYGPPSAWYTAYESLFLVGKYHRFEIHNPPQTVSFIPSSFTKEVVITAKQLQWPLSQHVLSMSSISLSNRADSPVLDVFASGQGKLFVSFPVADKLS from the coding sequence ATGAGTAAAGCTATAATATTTACAGGTGGAGGGGCTCCTTCCCGGCTTCCTATGGATCTTCTGCAACCTGGAGATATGGTTATTGCAGCTGATAGTGGGTATGAGGCAGCAAAAGCCTTGGGGATACCCGTCAATCTATGCATCGGGGATTTCGATTCCACCCGGTATTTTTCTGAGATACAACACCTTGACCATGAGAAGAGTCTTGCAGATAAGGATGAGAGCGATACTGAGCTGGCGTTACGAAAAGCCTTCTCCCTCGGGTTTTCCACCTATGTTCTCGTTGGTGGTGGAGGGTTTCGTATGGACCATCTCTTTACCACCTACAGCCTTTTTGACCAGTATGGTCCTCCCTCTGCATGGTATACAGCCTATGAGAGCCTTTTTTTGGTCGGAAAGTACCACCGCTTTGAAATACACAATCCACCACAAACGGTTAGTTTTATTCCCTCGAGCTTCACCAAGGAAGTAGTCATTACTGCAAAGCAGTTGCAATGGCCTCTCAGCCAGCATGTATTATCCATGTCCTCTATTTCTCTCTCAAACCGAGCAGATTCCCCGGTCTTGGATGTATTTGCCTCTGGCCAGGGGAAACTCTTCGTGAGTTTCCCGGTTGCAGACAAGCTCTCTTAG
- a CDS encoding tripartite tricarboxylate transporter substrate binding protein has product MKHKMLVFLLLLLSISMLWGAGTTESGDASYPNKPITMIVPYGAGGTTDISGRQLAVQLEKHLGVSITVINQGGASGSIGARTVLDAKSDGYTVLFTAESLGTQRVMGLSEMSYDDFTPIMVAVNDPKVIVVGKDSKYETLQDLVDDIKNRPGKVKMSYTGPGGSGHVQAMIYGKFGMEMALTAYPGGADCILAVLGDQVDFTNSNYSTVTGYLESGDLKLLGISALDRLEAHPNVPTLGEILPGSERYLSNPFTPLSFLVDKDVPSEVVTILRDAAKKAVQEPAWKEFVAKNSLDKLYEKYPDEASMKEFYKDWESLVSWMLYDSGVAKFSPEKFGIEKSQY; this is encoded by the coding sequence ATGAAACACAAGATGCTTGTTTTCCTTTTGTTGCTTTTGTCCATCTCCATGCTTTGGGGCGCTGGAACCACCGAATCAGGAGACGCTTCGTATCCAAACAAACCGATTACCATGATTGTCCCATACGGAGCTGGGGGCACCACAGACATCAGCGGAAGACAATTGGCCGTCCAGTTGGAGAAACATCTTGGAGTGAGCATAACTGTCATCAACCAGGGTGGGGCAAGCGGTTCCATTGGTGCCCGTACCGTGCTTGACGCGAAGAGTGATGGTTATACTGTTCTCTTCACAGCAGAATCATTGGGGACCCAGAGAGTGATGGGACTGAGTGAGATGAGTTATGATGATTTCACCCCGATCATGGTTGCCGTCAATGACCCGAAGGTTATTGTTGTAGGTAAGGATTCAAAATATGAGACCCTTCAGGATCTGGTAGATGACATCAAGAACCGCCCCGGAAAAGTGAAAATGAGTTATACCGGACCAGGTGGATCAGGGCATGTGCAGGCTATGATCTATGGCAAGTTCGGCATGGAAATGGCCCTTACTGCATATCCTGGTGGTGCAGACTGCATCCTCGCTGTACTGGGAGACCAAGTGGATTTCACCAACTCCAACTACTCCACAGTCACCGGATACCTGGAGAGCGGAGACCTGAAGTTGCTGGGTATCTCTGCCCTTGACCGACTGGAAGCTCATCCTAATGTACCTACCCTGGGAGAAATTCTTCCTGGTTCAGAGCGCTATCTCTCCAATCCGTTCACCCCGCTTTCATTCTTGGTGGATAAGGATGTGCCCTCTGAAGTGGTCACCATCCTTCGTGATGCAGCAAAGAAAGCTGTACAGGAACCTGCTTGGAAAGAGTTTGTAGCCAAGAACTCCTTGGATAAGCTCTATGAGAAATATCCTGATGAAGCTTCTATGAAGGAGTTTTACAAGGATTGGGAGTCTCTGGTTTCCTGGATGCTCTACGATAGTGGGGTAGCCAAATTCAGTCCTGAGAAGTTCGGGATTGAGAAGTCCCAGTACTAG